gataaataatcctcagtaatgtggatataatgactaagtgggtaaaggctaataatagaacagttcagaaaagttcatcactttactgtaacgcagcctttaaaaccaggaaaagacacttatgtcatatcacgatgttacgatatccaaaatctaagacgatatctagtctcatatcacgatatcgatatattgcccagctctaaggAGGAGTAATatgaactttttgttttttgtatcaTACATCTGTAGAACTGACCTTCCAGAGCTTCTCTGAGCGGCTCCAGGAATCGCTCAAACTCCATTTCCTCCATCGCAGCCAAAACGTCTCCTGCGTTCAGAGTTTTCCGTTTGGCTTTCAAGGCAAAGTTGTTTGCGCTGCAGCAGGACAAAGAGAGAAGAAACACATGTTTTGATCAAGTTAGTGGTATGAGGGAACATTTCACAGATAATATGCAGGCCTTAAACTTGATCATTGAAGCACTCTGGAGAAATGTGGTAGTCTGTATCAACGACTTTCATTGCTCCGCTCCGCTGCGCTGGAAATGTCATCGGACGTCCCTCATTTCAGGCACCTTCCTGTTTCTTTGTAACCTGACCtgactttccgttggagaacttttgggaaggggcggaaatactggttatttgattggatgaaccatctgtttatcacctatgttggtgatagacgggccaaatcaaccaatcagatccacgaagcgtatgaaaatacaaccacaagcccctgctgctgcaggcaaagcatagctcgttagcttagcatgcaaacatgtcggtaaaggatatttgccgtttgtgtaacgagaatttaggaataaaagacaccattttaggttcccggaccatattccaaaagaaggatccaagaggaaaaaagcattaacgagcggctaacagaattagggctaccgctgtctgataatactggttagctgattggataaaccatcggtctatcaccacctcaaaaccaatgctgattggttggtcgtttggctccaaattttctctgcctcaagatgccagactgatctgcgagtggaaaactggagctcgccagatcaggacggtctcacgaggctaacttctttgtgttggcattatAAACTCTAGACCACACgcgtcaaactcattttccctaagggccacactggaaaaagagaatcgcaCCAAGGGCCTGACACTTATAGTTTATtgacgtgtttttttttcatcgaaaaagtaaaatatctttgactcaattattgcatgtctcatatagtcttctcactcacagtttggtccacataaagctctgaaaaagtgaacaaaaaagttccaaagccatcctagaatttagcaaatcgaggaaaacaatgattacattttctaagtaggCTACCACCCAGCTGAGTCACAGCAAgctctttcacagcctgaatattaaactctctgcttcttctgggggaatttctgattctcaaagtcagcaaatttgccaaattctgcGTAATTGCaaattgaaaaacagtttcccatgttttttggtttggcgcacaactaggcgggccaaaattcaTTGTGAAGCTAAATTGATATGTGGgccgtgtcaaactcaaggcccgtgggccaaatctggccccttgcagatttaggtTCCAGCCCGTATATCAacttgggttcacaatacattttggcccgcctagttgtgcggcAAACCAAAAacgtgtttttttaaactgcaattacctgtcaatcaaagcagaatatggcagatttgccgaatcacagaagcagagagttttcacaTTCAGGCTGtcaaacaggttgttgttaaaattttaagtagtttttcttgatttgctaaattctctgatggctaaggaactcttgatgacttttgtagggcttcatgtcaacaaaaatgcgataaaaatttcagaaaaagcaacaaatttacaaaaaagtgaGACATGTCTTAACCACAAAACAAGTtagaagaaaagtaaaaaatgtaaaaaaaaaaaaaagtgacagaaacaaaagCACGCCATTAAACTCAATACTGTCGACTGTCTGTTAGATTTCCGTAAGTGGGTTTTTATTCTTACCAGGACGTAGCATACAACACAAACACGCTGGCAGCTTGGGATATCGCTCTCCTCGCTTCTTTCGACACGTTCACCCCATCTGGGAGCTGTTAGGAAAAGAAACGGTGCGGAGGAGTTATCTCAAAGCggcagtatattatatatatatatatatatatatatatatatatatatatatatatatatatatatatatattcagtttaTCAGAAAACACAGACTGAGAAAGGGTTATTCAGTCAGAACAAATAAATGGGTAcgctcttttttttaacaacatcaatatgtttttaagtctttaaagtttaaaaaataaataaaaacattgaacTTTTGCCTTATTAATCTGTAACAATGGATCTTATTTTACAAACTgatcatatgtgtgtgtgtgtgtgtgtgtgtgtgtgtgtgtgtaaaatcgcaattttaacaaaatcacaatatggaccagtacatgtcAAACCGTACCACGTCGTATCCTACGGACTTATCCTCGCAAACATCACACCATAATCATTCTAATTTAAGATttttcaaagaaaataaaaataatgacacaAAAATAATCATCCCCTCTATTTATCATCAATCATATCGcgatcgcaattagatattttcttcATGTCCTGCAGccttaagcgtgatttatggttgtgcagaggctccacgcagagctttctccggagcctacgtaagtggcctgaagtttatacttgtgcgttggcgTGTGCGGGGTTCTTGCAGGTTTTagtaagtcaaatttaagacctttttaagaccataaAGATTGAACTTCAAGACCTACACGacgcgtcccgtgcggcgaggTTTCAcctccctctaacgtccgttttcggaggatcacagagaagcgcaggcatttaagtggcacccaAATCCTCGTTGCTTAAGGtaccggtgccatattagcaccaggtgatatattgggatttttttaaagtagaattttagaaaaactaatatttaaaaaaaaaaagacatgatgtgcataaaagtcaaagaagtttactttaatTCAACAATTCAGtccacagaaaatcaaactgccagtttgggattgtggttcccaggttcttagtgagctaatgtgtATAtactaaagtaggccaaagttcagccatagctacattgttagcttctagcaaaagtcaggcactgctaggctctgttaggcactgctaggctcTGTTAAGctctgctaggcactgctaggcactgttaggcactgttaggctcTGCTAGGctctgctaggcactgctaggcactgctaggcgaggacactagtggtacgtctcagcatagccatctagcgatAGGGGGTTTAAACTCAaaataaacgtgaaccactgtcttacatgaacatttttgcacgtaaactaaacaaaaaactatagtgtttttttaaaatcgaTATAgtattgctaaataaaatattgcgatattcaagtgtatcgattttttcttacacccctacttGTTACTGCTGTGCATAGTTGAACGGTGCAAGAAGATGGCTCGGGTCTGTGTTGCTCGGCTGTGTTCTGATGCTTGCATGGCTTCTTATACTGACTGGATGATGCTGTTGATGTGTAACCGtgctaatgtcttgctgcttcctgtagctCTGCATGGCTAACTGAGAAAGCTGATTTGTTTCTCTAGCTGTCTGTGTGgggtcttgttgacttctgtgtgtgtagtttaacctgtaataatgtcttgttgacttctgtgtgtagtttaacctgtaccaatgtcttgttgacttctgtgtgtgtagtttaacctgtaccaatgtcttgttgacttctgtgtgtgtagtttaacctgtaccaatgtcttgttgacttctgtgtgtgtagtttaacctgtaccaatgtcttgttgacttctgtctgtgtagtttaacctgtaccaatgtcttgttgacttctgtttaACCTGTGTAATGTTTAACCTGTTTAACCTGTAccaatgtcttgttgacttctgtgtgtgtagtttaacctgtaataatgtcttgttgacttctgtgtgtagtttaacctgtaccaatgtcttgttgacttctgtgtgtgtagtttaacctgtaccaatgtcttgttgacttctgtgtgtgtagtttaacctgtaatAATGTCTTGGTgacttctgtgtgtgtagtttaacctgtaccaatgtcttgttgacttctgtgtgtgtagtttaacctgtaccaatgtcttgttgacttctgtgtgtgtagtttaacctgtaccaatgtcttgttgacttctgtctgtgtagtttaacctgtaccaATGTCTTGGTgacttctgtgtgtgtagtttaacctgtactaatgtcttgttgacttctgtgtgtagtttaacctgtactaatgtcttgttgacttctgtgtgtgtagtttaacctgtaccaatgtcttgttgacttctgtctgtgtagtttaacctgtaccaATGTCTTGGTgacttctgtgtgtgtagtttaacctgtactaatgtcttgttgacttctgtgtgtagtttaacctgtactaatgtcttgttgacttctgtgtgtgtagtttaacctgtaccaatgtcttgttgacttctgtgtgtgtagtttaacctgtaccaatgtcttgttgacttctgtgtgtgtagtttaacctgtaccaatgtcttgttgacttctgtgtgtgtagtttaacctgtaccaatgtcttgttgacttctgtgtgtgtagtttaacctgtactaatgtcttgttgacttctgtgtgtgtagtttaacctgtaccaATGTCTTGCTGTTTCCTGTTGGACAGGTCTAACatcatctggccaaaggactacagttgaaaattagccggctggctaacactggaacattacagaaatgttaattcATGTGTGTTGCCCTTTATAAAATACAGAATAAGAATAGCTAGTCCAGAGGCGTGTGGTTGGATAAAAGCTTCTGACATGTGATGTAATAAAATGAGCTCCACATTTACCAACTCAACATCAGAATcataaacacattaatgcatcaatgattattatctaataataatatatatatatatatattattatctaataataataataataataataataataataatatatatatatatatatatatatatatatatatatatatatatatatatatatatatattaatctgAAATGTGCCATtatgcataatgagtacttccACTTTTGGTACTTTTTCATGCTGATACTTTggtactttttacttaagtaacagtttgaaagcaggacttttaacggagtatttctacactgtggtgtCACTATTATTACTTCAGTAAAGTAACGTTATCCGAGTACTTCTACTGTTACCACCACTGGTCACCGGGGACACTAAACTAGTACTTTTTGATAGTTTGAGTACATTTCTTAATGATACTGTTACTTACGTAAGACTGTGACTGGAAGACTTTATTGTAAcggagtatatatatatacacacatacgtacatacacacattactACATACAAAACTCTCGTAGGGGAAATAAACTATACCTGAGTATATTAAATACAAATGCTGTCAATGtacaagaaagaaaagaatcaCCTAAGCAACAAAAACAGCGGTAACGGAGTATTTCTACACACTGGTATTACTTCAGTATCCGAGTACTCTCTGGTGTCTGTACACTCACCGCCTCCTTGATGATGCGGGTGATCACCGCGTTGGGCAGGTTCAGATCTTCGGGTCTCTCCGCCATTTCTCTCCCCGGTTACCGAGTCCTTCCAGCCGCTAACCGTCGGTTCCCTCTCGTGTGGTGCTAACGGATTAGCACTGTTGTGTTAGCCTAGAGCTACCTAAAGTAGCTAGCTAAACGTTGGAAGCTACTTCAGTTTCACCGTAACATTTAGTTGTTAAAGTACCGCGTTTTTGAAGACGACGCTTCTATCGACCAGATCGATTAGTTTGACTGATTATCGAGGAGTTCAAAGTGTGCCTGAAGTTGCTCGCGTGTCCACCAGAACCGATTTGTTTTGGGACCCTTTTCCCGCGAACCGTCCAAGCACGAGCCTTCCTCCGTCAACTTTCAACTCCGGCGTCTGACGTGGGCGAGACGTGTGTTGACTGTTACGTCATTACGTAAACCTAGAAaagaaccatagactgttaatacgGTTAATCGTACCTTCTATTTTACATTCATAAATTTGCCTAAGAAAAACCTCACTTTAATGATTTGAAGAAATACATGTTTCTATATACTAATATAGTtacttcaataaaaaactaaaaaacccAATAAATTTGTAAGATTGTGTTTTCCTATTTAATGTTTTCACTTGatgtattttctatttattcttTGCTAATCCTTGGTATATTTTACGTTACTTTATTtggtttaatttttatttttccggtctttatgtttattttttatttctgtatatttttatatttacttaAAAATAAGTAATGCATAACTTTTCCACATAACTGTGAAGCATACTGAGTTTAATTAACGCCGGAGCCCAAAGTGACATCTtcacaatgtttattttttatttaaaaattataACTAATACAttggtctcgcattgccagctcCACAGCACTATGGAGtaaagtctggctacaccacaggtgcattctgggatattCTGGGAAtgtgtgcatttctttaaatcaatcactgTCGTCCTGGGTGGTGCTAAACtccagacgcagcgacggtAGATTCATGGTTAAACCTccttggctcttaccagtgtatctccgtgtgtactttgtccacagcacacacagagagaagaaggtgagggacatcaaCGATGTCAGGCAGTTATCAAGCATCGTGCTATATAAGCTAAATATCACAGCACATGTTCTgaatattgtaaatgaatgtcAGATTCATACAGTACTCTGGCAATACTGTACATGAATATGGCTCAATGAAGCCTTTTGAATtagaatttaaataaaatacaatgaaacaaaataaaaaactaaaagtctAAATATCAAGTGATGACAATTATCTGTAACAATGTGGCCGTTGGACAAGCTTTTGGTTTCGATTTCCCACATTTCTTTAAGTGTACATTAAAATTAGCACGGCTGTGAAAAATAATAACGTTACGCTGCCTGTGAGCTGCGAGTGTTTGCGAGATAACATCATGTGTTTAAAGCCCACAGCCAGTTATCGTGTGTGCCACGTTGAAACACCGCCCgttacaaaacaaacacaactatACAATACATCAACTAAAACCAATAAGGCTGTGATGCTTCTTTCGCTGTACTTCATTGTGTATTTACTGTTGTCTTCCCTTCGACCATGAACTTATCTTCCCTGGTCACAAATGGAAAATGTTgacctttttttctgtgctttcgttgcttttttaaaaacgtttttgtcactttttttttccgaCGCTTTTTCTTCAGTACCACCACCAGGCTAcatacaccactaacaccaacttgtTACTAGAGATGACCAGATACcatttttgcttcccgataccgattccgatacctgaacttgcgtatcggccgataccgagtaccaatcccataccagtgtgtcatatattttatcatgttttaacagctgtatactactatctctgtatggatgtgatatgatgtataacagctgtatactactatctctgtatggatgtgatatgatatataacagctgtatactactatccctgtatggatgtgatatgatgtataacagctgtatactactatctctgtatggatgtgatatgatatataacagctgtatactactatccctgtatggatgtgatatgatgtataacagctgtatactactatctctgtatggatgtgatatgatgtataacagctgtatactactatctctgtatggatgtgatatgatgtataacagctgtatactactatccctgtatggatgtgatatgatgtataacagctgtatactactatccctgtatggatgtgatatgatgtataacagctgtatactactatctctgtatggatgtgatatgatatataacagctgtatactactatccctgtatggatgtgatatgatgtataacagctgtatactactatctctgtatggatgtgatatgatatataacagctgtatactactatccctgtatggatgtgatatgatgtataacagctgtatactactatccctgtatggatgtgatatgatatataacagctgtatactactatccctgtatggatgtgatatgatgtataacagctgtatactactatctctgtatggatgtgatatgatatataacagctgtatactactatccctgtatggatgtgatatgatgtataacagctgtatactactatccctgtatggatgtgatatgatgtataacagctgtatactactatccctgtatggatgtgatatgatctATAACAGCTGGCAGGGGTCGAGGCCCAAAAcgtttctgtttttaaaaacgtttttgtcactttttttacagtattttctgtcgattattttctcaattaatgaatttgttgtttggtctataattCAGATCTAAATCTTCAGTCTAAATTTCAGAATATACTACTGTGCAATATGCCATTTCAATTCATCCacaccttactcatctgtatatctctctctctctctctctctctctctctctctatatat
This sequence is a window from Perca flavescens isolate YP-PL-M2 chromosome 1, PFLA_1.0, whole genome shotgun sequence. Protein-coding genes within it:
- the pole3 gene encoding DNA polymerase epsilon subunit 3 → MAERPEDLNLPNAVITRIIKEALPDGVNVSKEARRAISQAASVFVLYATSCANNFALKAKRKTLNAGDVLAAMEEMEFERFLEPLREALEVYKKGQKGKKEVSEQKRKDREKKPDSENEKSREEEEEEEEERMEEEPEAENDAEDEEVEN